From the genome of Solibacillus sp. FSL H8-0538:
CCATTAAAAACAACTTAAGGAGGCGCACAACATGAATTTTATAAACTGGGATTTTTTAGTCAATACATTTTTTGTTGCATTAAGTGGTGTACCTGTTGCGCTCCTTGTAACAGTTGTGGCAATGGCTTTTGCTGTACCACTTGGATTTTTATTAGCACTGACACGAATTCATGAAATACCGGTACTGAATTTCTTTACAAAAATATATATTTCCTTTGTTCGTGGGACACCGGTTATTATTCAAATTTTCGTGCTGTATGCAAGTATACCGTTAATTTTAGATGGCATTTTCAAGAAATATAATATTGACTATGCGATTTATGATATTAATCCGCTTTGGTATGCGTTTATTATTTTCTCGTTCAATACAGCAGCGGTCTTAATCGAAGTATTCCGTTCTGCCTTACAAACGGTACATAAAGGCCAGCTAGAGGCGGCGCATTCTGTTGGTTTAACGACACCACAAGCGTACCGCCGCATCATTATCCCTCAAGCACTCGTAGCTGCGATGCCGAATTTATGTACAGCGACAATAAATTTAATCAAAGCGACGTCACTTGGATACGCGATTTCATTGCAGGAAATCACATTGAAAGCAAAAGTAGCGGCAAACTTTGGTTACAATTATTTAGAGGCATATATTGATATTTTTATTGTGTACTTAATTGTGTGTATGACGGTTGAATATTTATTTAAGTGGTACGAAAAACGTTTGAGTCGTTATAAATATGTAGGTGCATAAGGAGGAAGTCAAATGTTAGAAATTAAAAACATCCA
Proteins encoded in this window:
- a CDS encoding amino acid ABC transporter permease, translating into MNFINWDFLVNTFFVALSGVPVALLVTVVAMAFAVPLGFLLALTRIHEIPVLNFFTKIYISFVRGTPVIIQIFVLYASIPLILDGIFKKYNIDYAIYDINPLWYAFIIFSFNTAAVLIEVFRSALQTVHKGQLEAAHSVGLTTPQAYRRIIIPQALVAAMPNLCTATINLIKATSLGYAISLQEITLKAKVAANFGYNYLEAYIDIFIVYLIVCMTVEYLFKWYEKRLSRYKYVGA